The following coding sequences are from one Ammospiza nelsoni isolate bAmmNel1 chromosome 5, bAmmNel1.pri, whole genome shotgun sequence window:
- the TTLL12 gene encoding tubulin--tyrosine ligase-like protein 12, with product MAGEGEEDLAAFVALHGAALRASRVPTQYWESLSRKLRGEIFDAGDYFGIMQVEEVDDEEEVDEEMEEEFKKKPNPGNEPCFKVIVTNENGLQASNPNSVFLVDHAWTFRAEHARQQLRQVPGLLHRMANLMGIAFHGEIPDEGSIQHVLQEMWKYSQTYQLSQGTAEEKVPVWYIMDEFGSRIQHSDQPSFAAAPLFYMPQQIAYTILWPLRDLETGDEVTRDYAHGETDRLIRKCVLLPWLPEVLDVSSSTPEPPDEHYQAILAENKEKLPVAINPPVYAKDKVFKVFTDIPQVLNSLTHPRFVFTDNEGEADILYNFSHFKDYRKLSEERPEVMVNQFPCENLLTVKDCLASIARRAGGPDGPRWLPRTFNLETELPQFISCFQQRDRRGEDNHWICKPWNLARSLDTHITNNLNSIIRHRESSPKVVCKYIEEPVLFEREDVGQVKFDVRYVVLLRSVQPLRLYSYDVFWLRFSNRVFSLDDLDDYEKHFTVMNYAPGATLKQVHCEDFIPLFEKQYPEYPWTTVQASIFKAFAELFQVATSKPAPLGICDYPSSRAIYAIDLMLKWDTSRDGKRIMQPQILEVNFNPDCDRACKYHPTFFNDVFSTLFLDETDNCHVTRIV from the exons ATATTTGATGCTGGTGACTACTTTGGAATAATGCAAGTAGAAGAGGTGGATGAcgaggaagaagttgatgaagaaatggaagaagaatttaaaaagaaaccaaatccTGGAAATGAACCTTGTTTCAAAGTTATTGTAACAAATGAGAATGGACTTCAGGCCTCTAATCCCAATAG CGTGTTCCTCGTGGACCACGCCTGGACGTTCCGTGCGGAGCACGCGCGGCAGCAGCTGCGCCAGGTGCCCGGCCTGCTGCACAGGATGGCCAACCTCATGGGCATCGCCTTCCACGGAGAGATCCCTGACGAGGGCAGCATCCAGCACGTGCTGCAGGAGATGTGGAAGTACAGCCAGACCTACCAGCTCTCTCAAGGG ACTGCAGAGGAGAAGGTTCCTGTCTGGTACATCATGGATGAATTTGGATCACGCATTCAGCATTCAGACCAGCCAAGTTttgcagcagcacctctgttTTATATGCCTCAACAAATTGCTTACACGATTCTCTGGCCTTTGAGAGACCTTGAAACTGGTG ATGAGGTCACTCGTGATTACGCTCATGGGGAGACGGATCGCCTGATCAGGAAGTGTGTTTTGTTACCCTGGCTGCCTGAAGTGTTGGATGTCAGCTCTTCCACTCCAGAGCCACCAGATGAGCATTACCAG GCAATTTtagcagaaaacaaagaaaaacttcCTGTAGCGATCAATCCACCAGTTTATGCCAAAGACAAAGTTTTCAA GGTTTTCACAGACATTCCTCAAGTTCTCAACAGCCTGACACATCCCCGTTTTGTATTCACAGACAACGAGGGAGAGGCAGACATCCTCTACAACTTCTCACACTTCAAAGACTATAG GAAGCTGAGTGAGGAGAGGCCTGAGGTAATGGTGAATCAGTTCCCATGTGAGAACCTCCTGACTGTCAAAGACTGCCTGGCATCCATTGCCAGACGAGCTGGAGGACCAGATGGGCCCAGGTGGTTGCCTCGGACTTTTAACCTCGAGACAGAATTGCCTCAGTTCATCAGCTGCTTCCAGCAACGTGACAGAAG AGGAGAAGATAATCACTGGATATGCAAACCATGGAACCTGGCCAGAAGCCTGGATACCCACATCACCAACAACCTGAACAGTATCATCAGGCACAGGGAAAGCAGCCCAAAG gtggtGTGCAAGTACATCGAGGAGCCGGTGCTGTTTGAGCGCGAGGACGTGGGGCAGGTGAAGTTCGACGTGCGCTACGTGGTGCTGCTGCGCTCGGTGCAGCCGCTGCGGCTCTACAGCTACGACGTGTTCTGGCTGCGCTTCTCCAACAG GGTGTTCTCGCTTGATGACTTGGATGACTACGAGAAGCATTTCACCGTCATGAATTACGCTCCTGGTGCGACGTTGAAACAG GTGCACTGTGAAGACTTTATTCCTCTGTTTGAAAAACAATATCCTGAATATCCTTGGACAACAGTACAA GCAAGTATTTTTAAGGCATTTGCTGAATTGTTCCAAGTTGCTACATCTAAGCCTGCCCCTCTTGGCATCTGTGATTATCCATCTTCAAGAGCAATATATGCCATTGACTTGATGCTTAAGTGGGACACCAGCAGAGATG GGAAAAGAATTATGCAGCCTCAGATCTTGGAGGTGAACTTTAATCCTGACTGTGACAGAGCCTGCAAATACCACCCTACCTTTTTTAATGATGTCTTCAGCACCTTATTTCTGGATGAAACAGACAACTGCCATGTGACACGCATTGTCTAA
- the TSPO gene encoding translocator protein, with protein MEVVPAWAPAVGFTLLPHAGGLLGGNITKREIPTWYQTLQKPSWCPPNWMFAPVWGTLYTSMGYGSYLVWKELGGFNEKSVVPLGLYAGNLALNWAWTPIFFGAHKMGWGLVTLLLTTGTATATTASWYNINKAAAYLMIPYLAWLSLASALNYRIWKDNRNKKRPE; from the exons ATGGAAGTGGTACCAGCCTGGGCCCCAGCAGTAGGTTTCACACTCCTGCCACATGCAGGAGGATTGTTAGGAGGCAATATAACCAAAAGGGAAATCCCAACATGGTATCAAACTCTACAGAAGCCATCCTGGTGTCCACCTAACTGGATGTTTGCTCCTGTTTGGGGAACTCTCTATACATCTATGGG ATATGGCTCCTACCTTGTGTGGAAGGAACTGGGGGGCTTCAATGAAAAGTCAGTGGTTCCTCTGGGCCTGTATGCAGGGAACCTGGCACTAAACTGGGCATGGACTCCAATATTTTTTGGAGCTCACAAAATGGGATGG GGGTTGGTGACTCTCCTGCTGACAACTGGTACAGCAACAGCTACCACTGCTTCCTGGTACAACATCAACAAAGCAGCAGCTTATTTGATGATTCCTTATTTAGCCTGGCTAAGCTTGGCTTCTGCACTCAATTATCGGATCTGGAAGGACAATCGCAACAAGAAAAGACCTGAATAA